One Anaerolineae bacterium genomic window, CCGCTCCCGCGGCGATGGCGGCAGCTGCTACCGCAGGCACTAGGCTTGCCTTGCCCGTACCGTGCGAGGGGTCTGCAACGATGGGCAGGTGGGAAATCTCCTTCACGGCAGGGATGGCGTTGATGTCGAAAGTGTTGCGCGTATAGGTCTCGAAAGTGCGGATGCCCCGCTCGCACAGGATGATGTTGTAGTTGCCGCGCGAGGCGATGTATTCCGCTGCCTGCATCCACTCCTCAATCTGCGACGCCCAGCCTCGCTTGAGCATTACAGGGATGCGCGTGTTGCCTATCTCCTTCAACAGGGCGAAGTTGGTCATGTTGCGCGTGCCGACCTGGAAGATGTCG contains:
- a CDS encoding N-acetylneuraminate synthase family protein; amino-acid sequence: DTRDVELVAQYTDIFQVGTRNMTNFALLKEIGNTRIPVMLKRGWASQIEEWMQAAEYIASRGNYNIILCERGIRTFETYTRNTFDINAIPAVKEISHLPIVADPSHGTGKASLVPAVAAAAIAAGADGIIVEVHPQPERALKDGAQSLRFEAFEQMMERLRAIAAAVGRTL